The following proteins are co-located in the Tripterygium wilfordii isolate XIE 37 chromosome 2, ASM1340144v1, whole genome shotgun sequence genome:
- the LOC120007542 gene encoding probable glucan 1,3-alpha-glucosidase, producing the protein MRTINILILLLFLSSQTVNSWKREEFRTCNQAPFCKRARSRKPGACSLIVHDVAVSDGGLTAKLLSKDIPDQSHDEDQEPYQIKPLILTLSVYQDGIMRLKIDEDPSLDPPKKRFEVPDVIISEFDAKKIWLQRVSTETIDGDRGPSSIVYLSDGYEAVLRHDPFEVYVREKGRNVRVVSLNSHSLFDFEQLRTKKEGEDWEERFKGHTDTRPYGSQSISFDVSFYEADFVSGIPEHATSLALKPTRGPDVEHSEPYRLFNLDVFEYVHESPFGLYGSIPLMIGHGKSGKSSGFFWLNAAEMQIDVLGPGWDAESGISLPSSQSRIDTFWMSEAGIVDTFFFVGSGPKDVVKQYTSVTGKPSMPQLFATAYHQSRWNYRDEEDVEHVDSKFDEHDIPYDVLWLDIEHTDGKRYFTWDKVQFPHPDEMQRKLAAKGRHMVAVVDPHIKRDESFPLHKEATQKGYYIKDASGKDFDGWCWAGSSSYVDMLSPEIRSWWGDKFSYENYVGSTPSLHIWNDMNEPSVFNGPELTMPRDALHFGGVEHRELHNSNGYYFHMATSDGLLKREDGKDRPFVLSRAFFAGSQRYGAVWTGDNTADWDQLRVSVPMVLTLGLSGMPFTGADVGGFFGNPEPELLVRWYQLGAYYPFFRAHAHQDTKRREPWLLGERKTELIKEAIHVRYILLPYFYALFREANTTGVPVARPLWMEFPSDEATFSNDEAFMVGSSLLVQGIYTERAKHASVYLPGKESWYDIKTGSTYKGGKFYKLDVSEESIPAFQKAGTIIPRKDRFRRSSTQMINDPYTLVIAVNSSLAAEGELYVDDGKSFEFEKGAYIHRRFVLSNGKLTSSNMASVPSGKSMFFSECIVERIILLGYPSGPKSALIEPANQKVEIVLGPPWPQGGRGKAVVTIRKPGVRISDDWTIKIL; encoded by the exons ATGAGAACCATCAACATCCTTATTCTCCTGCTTTTCCTTAGCTCCCAAACAGTCAATTCCTGGAAGAGGGAGGAGTTTCGCACCTGCAACCAAGCCCCCTTCTGTAAACGGGCCCGCTCTCGTAAGCCTGGCGCGTGCTCTCTAATCGTCCACGACGTCGCAGTTTCCGATGGTGGGCTCACTGCGAAGCTCCTTTCCAAGGATATCCCGGATCAAAGCCACGATGAAGATCAGGAGCCTTATCAAATCAAGCCCCTGATTCTCACTCTCTCAGTCTACCAGGATGGAATTATGCGGCTCAAAATTGATGAGGACCCGTCTCTGGACCCGCCTAAGAAGAGGTTCGAAGTTCCCGATGTGATTATCTCCGAATTCGATGCTAAGAAAATATGGCTACAGCGAGTATCCACGGAGACCATCGACGGCGATAGGGGGCCCTCCTCGATCGTCTACTTATCAGACGGCTACGAGGCGGTTCTCCGCCATGATCCCTTCGAAGTCTATGTCCGCGAAAAGGGGCGTAATGTCCGGGTTGTCTCGTTGAACTCTCATAGTCTCTTTGACTTCGAGCAACTGAGAACTAAAAAAGAAGGAGAGGATTGGGAAGAGAGGTTCAAGGGTCACACTGATACGAGGCCGTATGGTTCGCAGTCAATCAGCTTCGATGTGTCGTTTTATGAGGCGGATTTTGTGTCTGGGATACCTGAACACGCAACGAGCCTCGCCCTCAAACCTACTAGAGGGCCCGATGTGGAGCACTCCGAGCCTTATAGACTGTTCAATCTGGATGTCTTCGAGTATGTGCACGAGTCGCCATTTGGGTTATACGGGTCGATACCCCTCATGATAGGTCACGGCAAGTCGGGCAAGTCATCTGGGTTCTTTTGGTTGAATGCTGCGGAAATGCAGATTGATGTATTGGGCCCTGGGTGGGACGCAGAGTCTGGGATCTCCCTGCCTTCTTCACAGAGTCGAATTGATACATTTTGGATGAGTGAGGCTGGAATTGTTGATACATTCTTTTTCGTGGGGTCAGGGCCAAAGGATGTTGTTAAGCAATACACAAGCGTTACTGGTAAGCCTTCTATGCCACAGCTGTTTGCTACCGCATATCATCAAAGCAGGTGGAATTACAGGGATGAGGAAGATGTGGAGCATGTGGACTCTAAGTTTGATGAGCATGATATACCTTATGATGTTCTTTGGCTTGATATTGAACATACTGATGGAAAGAGGTACTTTACTTGGGATAAGGTCCAATTTCCACACCCAGATGAAATGCAGAGGAAATTGGCTGCTAAGGGAAGGCACATGGTGGCAGTTGTTGATCCTCATATTAAGCGGGATGAGTCCTTCCCCTTGCATAAGGAAGCTACTCAGAAGGGGTATTATATTAAGGATGCAAGTGGAAAAGATTTTGATGGGTGGTGCTGGGCTGGCTCTTCTTCTTATGTGGATATGTTGAGTCCAGAGATTAGGTCATGGTGGGGTGACAAATTCTCATACGAGAACTATGTTGGTTCAACTCCTTCACTGCATATTTGGAATGACATGAACGAGCCTTCTGTCTTCAATGGTCCTGAG TTGACTATGCCAAGGGATGCTTTACATTTTGGAGGCGTGGAACACCGTGAGTTGCACAATTCCAATGGATATTACTTCCATATGGCAACATCTGATGGGCTTTTGAAGCGTGAAGATGGGAAAGATAGGCCTTTTGTTCTATCAAGAGCCTTCTTCGCAGGAAGCCAAAGGTATGGAGCAGTTTGGACGGGAGACAATACAGCAGATTGGGATCAGCTGAGGGTTTCAGTCCCAATGGTGTTGACACTTGGTCTTAGTGGAATGCCGTTCACCG GTGCTGATGTTGGCGGATTTTTTGGTAATCCCGAGCCCGAACTATTAGTTCGCTGGTACCAACTTGGTGCTTATTATCCTTTCTTTAGAGCCCACGCCCATCAGGATACCAAACGAAGAGAACCTTGGTTGCTTGG AGAGCGTAAAACAGAACTTATAAAAGAGGCAATTCATGTTCGTTACATATTGCTCCCATATTTCTACGCCTTATTCAGAGAGGCAAACACTACTGGTGTTCCTGTTGCTCGTCCATTGTGGATGGAGTTTCCTTCTGACGAAGCTACGTTCAGCAATGATGAAGCTTTCATGGTTGGAAGCAGTCTCTTGGTGCAAGGAATCTACACAGAG CGAGCTAAACATGCATCAGTGTATTTGCCTGGGAAAGAGTCATGGTATGACATAAAAACTGGAAGTACTTATAAGGGAGGCAAATTTTACAAACTGGATGTGTCAGAAGAGAGTATCCCTGCTTTCCAAAAGGCTGGAACCATCATACCAAGAAAAGATCGATTTCGTAGAAGCTCTACTCAAATGATTAATGATCCTTACACTCTG GTGATAGCTGTAAACAGTTCCCTGGCAGCTGAAGGTGAACTCTATGTTGATGATGGCAAGAGCTTCGAATTTGAGAAAGGGGCCTACATACATCGCCGCTTTGTGCTCTCAAACGGCAAACTtacatcctcaaacatggcTTCTGTTCCTTCAGGAAAATCTATGTTCTTTTCAGAGTGCATTGTAGAGAGGATAATACTACTTGGATACCCGTCTGGACCTAAGAGTGCTCTCATAGAACCAGCAAATCAGAAGGTTGAAATCGTGCTTGGGCCACCTTGGCCACAAGGAGGACGTGGGAAAGCTGTTGTAACCATACGCAAGCCTGGTGTCCGGATTTCAGATGATTGGACGATTAAAATCTTGTGA